From Hippoglossus stenolepis isolate QCI-W04-F060 chromosome 19, HSTE1.2, whole genome shotgun sequence, the proteins below share one genomic window:
- the armc3 gene encoding armadillo repeat-containing protein 3 isoform X3 — MAYDTLWDVTGALKKTDVIPSIIDRLSLEEDGVVQEFATLCLASMSPDFVCKAQIFDNNGLPPLIQLLSSPDPDVQKNSVEVIFNLVQDYQCRVAVHELGGIPPLLELLKSDFPVIQRLALETLMNVTTDKDTCHTFSEEHGFEKIMEILNNKDFSDLHAEALHVVANYLNDSKSVQLIHEGGGLTTLMDFFLTPNSPEIQSNAVKCITRLAQSSENRKLLHEQNVEKVLVAYLSVADVSVKTATCNAVTAMNLHLASKERFRELGGIPALVQGLRGGSVELIEAAAHVLANLTHNNHLSTIAVYKAGGHKILVQQLQRSCPKTVANVAATLCNMAQKEVIRHSILSHGVIQALVEPLKSTDTQVLVNTTLCLAALACDEEDRAELLSAGGLHPLVNLLRSYHKEVLQSACLAVIVCASDEPTTVEMCKFGAVELLQEINQSVKRRSSFSESAMISLLKSNLSVKYSLTDQLASTDVVGDGFYDAGKAHAGQRILTLEEFSKQPVNQQRPIIVVNTIIEKKQESDQQEDETQPVSPAEKPWKMVEDVSLQVLVKETKDNILSLDDEREQCAALARMVSEAMGGAVEMEKLHAFPWVLHLSELKFQLQSNVIPIGLITRGIYRHRALLFKCLADCIGMSCTLVRGEYNRAWNEVLLFSVDPSSNGRFSRPSRFIVDLMHRPGSLLAVNTPAAVQYQYI; from the exons ATGGCTTACGATACATTAT GGGATGTTACGGGTGCTCTTAAAAAAACGGACGTTATTCCATCGATTATCGACAGACTATCACTTGAAG AGGATGGAGTTGTCCAAGAGTTTGCAACCCTGTGCCTGGCCTCTATGTCGCCGGATTTTGTATGTAAGGCCCAGATCTTTGACAACAATGGCTTACCACCTTTAATTCAGCTTCTGTCCAGTCCAGACCCAGATGTTCAGAAGAACTCGGTAGAGGTCATCTTCAACCTAGTTCAG GACTACCAGTGTCGTGTGGCGGTTCATGAGTTGGGCGGGATCCCTCCACTTCTGGAGCTGTTGAAGTCGGACTTCCCTGTCATTCAGCGTCTGGCTTTAGAGACGCTGATGAATGTCACCACTGATAAAGATACATGCCACACCTTCAGTGAAGAGCACGGATTCGAGAAGATCATGGAAATCCTTAATAACAAG GACTTCAGTGACCTTCATGCTGAGGCCCTGCATGTAGTAGCTAACTATTTGAATGACAGTAAGAGTGTGCAGCTGATCCACGAGGGCGGAGGCCTGACCACGCTGATGGACTTTTTTCTCACCCCCAACTCGCCGGAAATCCAGTCCAATGCTGTTAAATGCATAACCAGGCTTGCGCAGAGCT CTGAAAATCGAAAACTGCTCCATGAGCAGAATGTGGAGAAGGTTCTGGTCGCCTATCTGTCTGTGGCGGACGTCAGCGTGAAAACAGCTACCTGCAATGCTGTGACGGCCATGAACCTCCACCTAGCCAGTAAAGAGCGCTTCCGAGAGCTGG gtggGATCCCTGCACTGGTACAGGGGCTGAGAGGTGGAAGTGTGGAGCTGATAGAGGCAGCAGCCCATGTCCTTGCTAACCTCACGCATAACAACCACCTCAGCACAAT TGCGGTGTACAAGGCAGGAGGCCACAAGATCCTTGTCCAGCAGCTCCAAAGAAGCTGTCCGAAGACGGTAGCCAATGTTGCTGCCACGCTTTGCAACATGGCACAAAAGGAAGTCATCCGCCACAGCATTCTGTCACATGGAGTCATACAGGCTCTGGTGGAGCCCTTAAAGTCCACAGATACACAGGTGTTGGTCAACACCACACTGTGTCTGGCAGCGCTGGCCTGTGATGAAGAAGATAGGgctgag CTACTGAGTGCAGGAGGCCTTCACCCACTGGTCAATCTGCTGCGATCTTATCACAAGGAGGTGCTACAGAGTGCGTGCTTGGCAGTAATTGTTTGTGCCAGTGATGAGCCCACCACTGTGGAGATGTGCAAATTTGG AGCTGTAGAACTGCTTCAGGAAATCAACCAGTCAGTGAAACGCAGGAGCAGTTTCAGCGAGTCGGCCATGATCAGCCTGCTCAAGTCCAACTTGTCTGTGAAATACAGCCTGACAGATCAACTAGCCTCCACTGATGTGGTTGGCGATGGCTTCTATGATGCCGGCAAG GCTCATGCAGGACAGAGGATTCTGACATTAGAGGAATTTTCTAAGCAGCCAGTCAACCAGCAACGACCCATCATCGTTGTCAACACAATAATTGA GAAGAAGCAAGAGAGTGACCAACAGGAAGACGAGACTCaacctgtgtctcctgcagagaAACCGTGGAAGATGGTGGAGGACGTCTCTTTGCAGGTTCTAGttaaagaaaccaaagacaacaTCCTCTCGCTGGATGATGAACGAGAGCAGTGCGCTGCCTTGGCCAG GATGGTGAGCGAAGCCATGGGTGGAGCAGTGGAGATGGAGAAGTTGCACGCTTTCCCGTGGGTGCTGCACCTCAGCGAGCTCAAGTTCCAGCTTCAGTCTAACGTTATTCCCATCGGGCTGATCACCAGAGGAATCTACCGTCACCGGGCTCTTCTCTTCAAG TGTCTGGCTGATTGCATCGGGATGAGCTGCACACTGGTTAGGGGCGAGTATAACCGGGCTTGGAATGAGGTTCTCCTCTTCAGTGTGGATCCTTCCAGCAACGGCCGCTTTTCACGGCCCAGCCGCTTCATAGTGGACCTCATGCACAGGCCTGGAAGCCTATTGGCAGTGAATACCCCTGCTGCTGTGCAGTACCAGTATATATAG
- the armc3 gene encoding armadillo repeat-containing protein 3 isoform X2, with protein MYLQRKLGDENKVSLLGFGALEPLCRLIAHNNMLVQRNAIMALGTMAVNGDVTGALKKTDVIPSIIDRLSLEEDGVVQEFATLCLASMSPDFVCKAQIFDNNGLPPLIQLLSSPDPDVQKNSVEVIFNLVQDYQCRVAVHELGGIPPLLELLKSDFPVIQRLALETLMNVTTDKDTCHTFSEEHGFEKIMEILNNKDFSDLHAEALHVVANYLNDSKSVQLIHEGGGLTTLMDFFLTPNSPEIQSNAVKCITRLAQSSENRKLLHEQNVEKVLVAYLSVADVSVKTATCNAVTAMNLHLASKERFRELGGIPALVQGLRGGSVELIEAAAHVLANLTHNNHLSTIAVYKAGGHKILVQQLQRSCPKTVANVAATLCNMAQKEVIRHSILSHGVIQALVEPLKSTDTQVLVNTTLCLAALACDEEDRAELLSAGGLHPLVNLLRSYHKEVLQSACLAVIVCASDEPTTVEMCKFGAVELLQEINQSVKRRSSFSESAMISLLKSNLSVKYSLTDQLASTDVVGDGFYDAGKAHAGQRILTLEEFSKQPVNQQRPIIVVNTIIEKKQESDQQEDETQPVSPAEKPWKMVEDVSLQVLVKETKDNILSLDDEREQCAALARMVSEAMGGAVEMEKLHAFPWVLHLSELKFQLQSNVIPIGLITRGIYRHRALLFKCLADCIGMSCTLVRGEYNRAWNEVLLFSVDPSSNGRFSRPSRFIVDLMHRPGSLLAVNTPAAVQYQYI; from the exons ATGTATTTGCAGAGAAAG CTAGGAGATGAGAACAAAGTTTCTCTGCTGGGATTTGGTGCATTGGAGCCTCTCTGTCGGCTCATCGCTCACAACAACATGCTGGTCCAACGCAACGCCATCATGGCCCTGGGCACCATGGCCGTCAATG GGGATGTTACGGGTGCTCTTAAAAAAACGGACGTTATTCCATCGATTATCGACAGACTATCACTTGAAG AGGATGGAGTTGTCCAAGAGTTTGCAACCCTGTGCCTGGCCTCTATGTCGCCGGATTTTGTATGTAAGGCCCAGATCTTTGACAACAATGGCTTACCACCTTTAATTCAGCTTCTGTCCAGTCCAGACCCAGATGTTCAGAAGAACTCGGTAGAGGTCATCTTCAACCTAGTTCAG GACTACCAGTGTCGTGTGGCGGTTCATGAGTTGGGCGGGATCCCTCCACTTCTGGAGCTGTTGAAGTCGGACTTCCCTGTCATTCAGCGTCTGGCTTTAGAGACGCTGATGAATGTCACCACTGATAAAGATACATGCCACACCTTCAGTGAAGAGCACGGATTCGAGAAGATCATGGAAATCCTTAATAACAAG GACTTCAGTGACCTTCATGCTGAGGCCCTGCATGTAGTAGCTAACTATTTGAATGACAGTAAGAGTGTGCAGCTGATCCACGAGGGCGGAGGCCTGACCACGCTGATGGACTTTTTTCTCACCCCCAACTCGCCGGAAATCCAGTCCAATGCTGTTAAATGCATAACCAGGCTTGCGCAGAGCT CTGAAAATCGAAAACTGCTCCATGAGCAGAATGTGGAGAAGGTTCTGGTCGCCTATCTGTCTGTGGCGGACGTCAGCGTGAAAACAGCTACCTGCAATGCTGTGACGGCCATGAACCTCCACCTAGCCAGTAAAGAGCGCTTCCGAGAGCTGG gtggGATCCCTGCACTGGTACAGGGGCTGAGAGGTGGAAGTGTGGAGCTGATAGAGGCAGCAGCCCATGTCCTTGCTAACCTCACGCATAACAACCACCTCAGCACAAT TGCGGTGTACAAGGCAGGAGGCCACAAGATCCTTGTCCAGCAGCTCCAAAGAAGCTGTCCGAAGACGGTAGCCAATGTTGCTGCCACGCTTTGCAACATGGCACAAAAGGAAGTCATCCGCCACAGCATTCTGTCACATGGAGTCATACAGGCTCTGGTGGAGCCCTTAAAGTCCACAGATACACAGGTGTTGGTCAACACCACACTGTGTCTGGCAGCGCTGGCCTGTGATGAAGAAGATAGGgctgag CTACTGAGTGCAGGAGGCCTTCACCCACTGGTCAATCTGCTGCGATCTTATCACAAGGAGGTGCTACAGAGTGCGTGCTTGGCAGTAATTGTTTGTGCCAGTGATGAGCCCACCACTGTGGAGATGTGCAAATTTGG AGCTGTAGAACTGCTTCAGGAAATCAACCAGTCAGTGAAACGCAGGAGCAGTTTCAGCGAGTCGGCCATGATCAGCCTGCTCAAGTCCAACTTGTCTGTGAAATACAGCCTGACAGATCAACTAGCCTCCACTGATGTGGTTGGCGATGGCTTCTATGATGCCGGCAAG GCTCATGCAGGACAGAGGATTCTGACATTAGAGGAATTTTCTAAGCAGCCAGTCAACCAGCAACGACCCATCATCGTTGTCAACACAATAATTGA GAAGAAGCAAGAGAGTGACCAACAGGAAGACGAGACTCaacctgtgtctcctgcagagaAACCGTGGAAGATGGTGGAGGACGTCTCTTTGCAGGTTCTAGttaaagaaaccaaagacaacaTCCTCTCGCTGGATGATGAACGAGAGCAGTGCGCTGCCTTGGCCAG GATGGTGAGCGAAGCCATGGGTGGAGCAGTGGAGATGGAGAAGTTGCACGCTTTCCCGTGGGTGCTGCACCTCAGCGAGCTCAAGTTCCAGCTTCAGTCTAACGTTATTCCCATCGGGCTGATCACCAGAGGAATCTACCGTCACCGGGCTCTTCTCTTCAAG TGTCTGGCTGATTGCATCGGGATGAGCTGCACACTGGTTAGGGGCGAGTATAACCGGGCTTGGAATGAGGTTCTCCTCTTCAGTGTGGATCCTTCCAGCAACGGCCGCTTTTCACGGCCCAGCCGCTTCATAGTGGACCTCATGCACAGGCCTGGAAGCCTATTGGCAGTGAATACCCCTGCTGCTGTGCAGTACCAGTATATATAG
- the armc3 gene encoding armadillo repeat-containing protein 3 isoform X1, producing MGKKGKKCETPSKDKFEALPIEGKTPETVVLLLSSPEEDILIKASEAIYVFAEKGDENKVSLLGFGALEPLCRLIAHNNMLVQRNAIMALGTMAVNGDVTGALKKTDVIPSIIDRLSLEEDGVVQEFATLCLASMSPDFVCKAQIFDNNGLPPLIQLLSSPDPDVQKNSVEVIFNLVQDYQCRVAVHELGGIPPLLELLKSDFPVIQRLALETLMNVTTDKDTCHTFSEEHGFEKIMEILNNKDFSDLHAEALHVVANYLNDSKSVQLIHEGGGLTTLMDFFLTPNSPEIQSNAVKCITRLAQSSENRKLLHEQNVEKVLVAYLSVADVSVKTATCNAVTAMNLHLASKERFRELGGIPALVQGLRGGSVELIEAAAHVLANLTHNNHLSTIAVYKAGGHKILVQQLQRSCPKTVANVAATLCNMAQKEVIRHSILSHGVIQALVEPLKSTDTQVLVNTTLCLAALACDEEDRAELLSAGGLHPLVNLLRSYHKEVLQSACLAVIVCASDEPTTVEMCKFGAVELLQEINQSVKRRSSFSESAMISLLKSNLSVKYSLTDQLASTDVVGDGFYDAGKAHAGQRILTLEEFSKQPVNQQRPIIVVNTIIEKKQESDQQEDETQPVSPAEKPWKMVEDVSLQVLVKETKDNILSLDDEREQCAALARMVSEAMGGAVEMEKLHAFPWVLHLSELKFQLQSNVIPIGLITRGIYRHRALLFKCLADCIGMSCTLVRGEYNRAWNEVLLFSVDPSSNGRFSRPSRFIVDLMHRPGSLLAVNTPAAVQYQYI from the exons atggggaagaaaggaaagaagtgTGAAACTCCGTCCAAGGACAAG TTTGAGGCTCTTCCTATAGAAGGCAAAACCCCAGAAACAGTGGTTCTGCTGCTGAGTTCACCAGAGGAGGACATCCTTATTAAAGCCTCTGAAGCAATCTATGTATTTGCAGAGAAAG GAGATGAGAACAAAGTTTCTCTGCTGGGATTTGGTGCATTGGAGCCTCTCTGTCGGCTCATCGCTCACAACAACATGCTGGTCCAACGCAACGCCATCATGGCCCTGGGCACCATGGCCGTCAATG GGGATGTTACGGGTGCTCTTAAAAAAACGGACGTTATTCCATCGATTATCGACAGACTATCACTTGAAG AGGATGGAGTTGTCCAAGAGTTTGCAACCCTGTGCCTGGCCTCTATGTCGCCGGATTTTGTATGTAAGGCCCAGATCTTTGACAACAATGGCTTACCACCTTTAATTCAGCTTCTGTCCAGTCCAGACCCAGATGTTCAGAAGAACTCGGTAGAGGTCATCTTCAACCTAGTTCAG GACTACCAGTGTCGTGTGGCGGTTCATGAGTTGGGCGGGATCCCTCCACTTCTGGAGCTGTTGAAGTCGGACTTCCCTGTCATTCAGCGTCTGGCTTTAGAGACGCTGATGAATGTCACCACTGATAAAGATACATGCCACACCTTCAGTGAAGAGCACGGATTCGAGAAGATCATGGAAATCCTTAATAACAAG GACTTCAGTGACCTTCATGCTGAGGCCCTGCATGTAGTAGCTAACTATTTGAATGACAGTAAGAGTGTGCAGCTGATCCACGAGGGCGGAGGCCTGACCACGCTGATGGACTTTTTTCTCACCCCCAACTCGCCGGAAATCCAGTCCAATGCTGTTAAATGCATAACCAGGCTTGCGCAGAGCT CTGAAAATCGAAAACTGCTCCATGAGCAGAATGTGGAGAAGGTTCTGGTCGCCTATCTGTCTGTGGCGGACGTCAGCGTGAAAACAGCTACCTGCAATGCTGTGACGGCCATGAACCTCCACCTAGCCAGTAAAGAGCGCTTCCGAGAGCTGG gtggGATCCCTGCACTGGTACAGGGGCTGAGAGGTGGAAGTGTGGAGCTGATAGAGGCAGCAGCCCATGTCCTTGCTAACCTCACGCATAACAACCACCTCAGCACAAT TGCGGTGTACAAGGCAGGAGGCCACAAGATCCTTGTCCAGCAGCTCCAAAGAAGCTGTCCGAAGACGGTAGCCAATGTTGCTGCCACGCTTTGCAACATGGCACAAAAGGAAGTCATCCGCCACAGCATTCTGTCACATGGAGTCATACAGGCTCTGGTGGAGCCCTTAAAGTCCACAGATACACAGGTGTTGGTCAACACCACACTGTGTCTGGCAGCGCTGGCCTGTGATGAAGAAGATAGGgctgag CTACTGAGTGCAGGAGGCCTTCACCCACTGGTCAATCTGCTGCGATCTTATCACAAGGAGGTGCTACAGAGTGCGTGCTTGGCAGTAATTGTTTGTGCCAGTGATGAGCCCACCACTGTGGAGATGTGCAAATTTGG AGCTGTAGAACTGCTTCAGGAAATCAACCAGTCAGTGAAACGCAGGAGCAGTTTCAGCGAGTCGGCCATGATCAGCCTGCTCAAGTCCAACTTGTCTGTGAAATACAGCCTGACAGATCAACTAGCCTCCACTGATGTGGTTGGCGATGGCTTCTATGATGCCGGCAAG GCTCATGCAGGACAGAGGATTCTGACATTAGAGGAATTTTCTAAGCAGCCAGTCAACCAGCAACGACCCATCATCGTTGTCAACACAATAATTGA GAAGAAGCAAGAGAGTGACCAACAGGAAGACGAGACTCaacctgtgtctcctgcagagaAACCGTGGAAGATGGTGGAGGACGTCTCTTTGCAGGTTCTAGttaaagaaaccaaagacaacaTCCTCTCGCTGGATGATGAACGAGAGCAGTGCGCTGCCTTGGCCAG GATGGTGAGCGAAGCCATGGGTGGAGCAGTGGAGATGGAGAAGTTGCACGCTTTCCCGTGGGTGCTGCACCTCAGCGAGCTCAAGTTCCAGCTTCAGTCTAACGTTATTCCCATCGGGCTGATCACCAGAGGAATCTACCGTCACCGGGCTCTTCTCTTCAAG TGTCTGGCTGATTGCATCGGGATGAGCTGCACACTGGTTAGGGGCGAGTATAACCGGGCTTGGAATGAGGTTCTCCTCTTCAGTGTGGATCCTTCCAGCAACGGCCGCTTTTCACGGCCCAGCCGCTTCATAGTGGACCTCATGCACAGGCCTGGAAGCCTATTGGCAGTGAATACCCCTGCTGCTGTGCAGTACCAGTATATATAG